The following nucleotide sequence is from Novipirellula artificiosorum.
ATCGTGTCGGCCATCACCGAAAGGGTCGATGGGAAAAAAAGAAACAACGCTGCAAATCGAGCGAGGCGGCACGGCGTGCTTCTGTTTGGGTTCCGCATCGAAGCCTTCGAGGGGGGGAAGTAGAGCAAAGGATACCAACGGCTCTATTCTAACCCGCCTACGCTCGGTTTCCGACTTGTATCGCCAATAGATCGTCCCTGGGGAGACTTGAATCCGCAGATTCGTTCAATTCGATCGATTCAAAACGCCGACAACTATAGTTGACTAAACGGATCATGTTTATATGATTCAGAAACGCCCATCGTGCATAGCAGGTATACTACGTCAAAATGGCTGCTGCCGTCAGATCGTTCGCCTACCTTTCGAACCGGAACATGAGTCAACCAAGTCCTCCGCCACTGAAATTGTTGTCGATAGGAGCAAATGACGGCGAATCGGCCGAACCGCTCGGTGCGCTAGCGGCTTCCCCCCCGTTGGAACCGACCGAAGCCTTCCTTGGCGAGCTCCAACGGGACAGTGATGGGCTTGAAAAGGCGACGCCACAAGAGGTTTTGCGCTGGACCGTTGATCGGTTCGCTCCTCGATTTACGATGGCGACGGCGTTTGGTCCCGAGGGGATGACGATCATCCATATGTTAGCCGAGATCGCCCCGGAAACGCCGATTTTCAATCTCGAAACAGGCTACCAGTTTGCAGAGACGTTGGAGCTCCGCGAGACGATCAAGAAGCGTTATGGGATCGAAGTGGAATTCAAATACCCTGAGACAACGGTTGCGGAGTACGAGGCGGCCAACGGTGGGCCGGTTTACAAGACCGATCCAAACCGCTGCTGCTTTGATCGTAAGTTGAGCG
It contains:
- a CDS encoding phosphoadenylyl-sulfate reductase, yielding MSQPSPPPLKLLSIGANDGESAEPLGALAASPPLEPTEAFLGELQRDSDGLEKATPQEVLRWTVDRFAPRFTMATAFGPEGMTIIHMLAEIAPETPIFNLETGYQFAETLELRETIKKRYGIEVEFKYPETTVAEYEAANGGPVYKTDPNRCCFDRKLSVLHRAAKGWHAWASAIRRDQSPDRARAPIVGWDKKFQLVKVSPLANWTKKDVWSLITSENIPYNPLHDQGYPSVGCQPCTRAVMAGEDERAGRWAGFQKTECGLHSS